One part of the Kryptolebias marmoratus isolate JLee-2015 linkage group LG2, ASM164957v2, whole genome shotgun sequence genome encodes these proteins:
- the LOC119617914 gene encoding uncharacterized protein LOC119617914, whose translation MWVKRATVAMTEPSSRPENSEAASLLARHESLINVLCERQQSETSRLDQLTLLTQEIHQKMSSLVPAAADSSSASASSVTSFPVSNPGHFREVPSPTPEPFSGEIDKCAGFLLQCYLVFARSPQSFANGSAKIAYVIGLLLDKALGWAEAKYSFRAIQVTPFNQFIEDFEQTFGLKYTDTEITQKLWNLKQGSRSVAQFAIDFRTLAATSGWNESALKGVFIHSLQESLKDQLAGWEEPRALDDLITLAIRLDNRLRERQRERRDRTTNLGHHAAITENEPTIPNMVSEPMQVGRVRLTAEERLRRVEARECFYCGEKDHFRARCPHLKGKTH comes from the coding sequence ATGTGGGTTAAGAGGGCCACCGTAGCTATGACGGAACCCTCTTCTCGACCGGAAAATTCCGAGGCCGCTTCGTTACTAGCTCGCCACGAATCCCTGATTAATGTTCTCTGTGAAAGACAACAGTCTGAAACGAGTCGTTTGGACCAATTAACCCTCCTAACTCAAGAAATCCATCAAAAAATGTCATCGCTAGTTCCCGCCGCTGCCGATTCCTCTTCCGCATCCGCTTCTTCGGTCACGTCATTTCCGGTATCAAATCCCGGACATTTTCGTGAGGTTCCCTCGCCGACTCCCGAACCTTTTTCAGGGGAGATCGACAAATGTGCAGGGTTCCTTCTTCAATGCTATTTAGTATTTGCTCGCTCGCCGCAGTCTTTTGCCAATGGGTCGGCAAAGATCGCTTATGTAATTGGGCTTCTTCTCGATAAGGCACTAGGATGGGCAGAAGCTAAGTACAGTTTTCGGGCTATCCAGGTAACCCCCTTCAACCAATTTATTGAGGATTTTGAACAGACTTTTGGGCTCAAATATACAGATACAGAAATCACGCAGAAATTATGGAACTTAAAGCAGGGTTCACGCTCTGTGGCCCAATTCGCCATCGACTTCCGGACACTGGCGGCTACTTCCGGATGGAACGAGTCAGCCTTGAAGGGAGTTTTCATTCATTCTCTTCAAGAATCCCTCAAGGACCAGCTAGCGGGATGGGAGGAGCCACGGGCTCTGGATGATTTGATCACTCTGGCCATACGCCTGGATAACCGCCTGCGTGAGAGACAACGGGAGAGAAGGGATCGGACTACCAACCTCGGTCATCACGCTGCTATCACAGAGAACGAACCAACGATCCCGAATATGGTCTCAGAACCTATGCAGGTGGGGAGAGTAAGACTAACGGCAGAAGAGAGACTTAGGCGCGTAGAAGCTAGGGAATGCTTTTATTGCGGGGAGAAAGATCATTTCCGAGCCAGATGCCCTCATTTAAAAGGGAAGACTCACTAG